The Candidatus Binatus sp. genome window below encodes:
- a CDS encoding phosphatidate cytidylyltransferase — MGALVVFAPGWFFTIFIATAAIWGLYEVAAMTGAVHMVAIPLFAVVGGVPLFGLLYGGDVGWLAPVLVILMMLALVARVAVAGGAGALRGPRLVFIGAAYVGVLFPYFALLRNGSGGIDILLLVILLVVVSDSGAYFVGRYLGRTKLAPNVSPNKTVEGAAGGLIATMAAGWLLFQIRGGSWDTGPVVLFSAMISLLAQLGDLAGSALKRAAGVKDSGWIFPGHGGLLDRTCSLVFAVVFAYYWSR; from the coding sequence GTGGGGGCGCTGGTAGTTTTCGCGCCGGGCTGGTTCTTCACGATTTTTATTGCGACCGCCGCAATCTGGGGACTCTACGAAGTCGCCGCGATGACCGGCGCTGTGCATATGGTCGCGATACCGCTGTTCGCCGTCGTCGGGGGCGTGCCGTTGTTCGGGCTTCTCTACGGCGGCGACGTGGGATGGCTGGCGCCGGTGCTGGTGATCCTCATGATGCTTGCGCTGGTGGCGCGGGTCGCAGTGGCCGGCGGCGCCGGGGCATTGAGAGGCCCGCGACTGGTCTTCATTGGCGCGGCGTACGTCGGAGTTCTGTTCCCTTATTTCGCGCTGCTGCGCAACGGTTCCGGCGGCATCGACATTTTGCTGCTGGTCATCTTGTTGGTGGTAGTGAGCGACAGCGGCGCATACTTCGTCGGGAGGTATCTGGGCCGGACGAAGCTCGCGCCCAACGTCAGCCCAAATAAGACGGTCGAAGGCGCGGCGGGCGGCCTGATCGCGACGATGGCGGCCGGGTGGTTGCTGTTTCAGATACGCGGCGGGTCGTGGGATACGGGCCCGGTAGTGCTATTTTCGGCTATGATTTCCCTTCTCGCGCAGCTTGGCGATCTGGCCGGCTCGGCATTAAAGCGAGCTGCGGGAGTCAAGGACTCGGGCTGGATTTTCCCGGGGCACGGCGGTCTGCTCGATCGAACTTGTTCGCTAGTCTTCGCAGTGGTTTTCGCCTACTATTGGTCTCGTTGA
- the rseP gene encoding RIP metalloprotease RseP — MIPSILYAALVFAVLVVVHEAGHFAMAKKVGVRVLRFSIGYPPKVFGVRRGETEYSIGATPFGGYVRMLGDEVGEEPKPEELTLYLHEIGLDLIGAAREPGVVQAASGFDDNLRALADRLSGPGAGVAHSVIGRELKPDEALLLDEVRRQPKVDDAIKTLAEHSPAKLAEAYCKRAFPTQPLGKRVLIVLAGPLANIIFAPILLTLVFMTGVPELLPVVGKTTNNLPAAKAGLRAGDRILAVDGRPMESWADFSKTVKAGDGSAIKLEIDRQQQGTSARSTIVIKPTRLDQKTIYGTNATTWVIGVQPRGDEITKQYGPFGAVKEAGETSVEMTYQMVVGIASIFSGSTPVREALGGPIMIAQMAGKEAREGFANLAMFTVMLSLELGIINLLPVPLLDGGHLLFFIFEGARGKPLELRYREAMLQVGLFLLVALMAFVIFNDISRIVQG; from the coding sequence ATGATACCGTCGATTCTATACGCGGCACTGGTCTTCGCAGTGTTGGTGGTCGTGCATGAGGCGGGACATTTCGCGATGGCGAAGAAGGTCGGCGTCCGCGTGCTGCGATTCTCGATCGGCTACCCGCCAAAAGTATTTGGAGTGCGGCGCGGCGAAACCGAGTACTCGATCGGCGCGACCCCCTTCGGCGGCTATGTCCGAATGCTGGGCGATGAAGTCGGCGAGGAACCCAAGCCTGAAGAACTCACCTTGTATCTTCACGAAATCGGGCTCGACCTGATTGGCGCAGCGCGCGAGCCCGGCGTGGTTCAAGCCGCGTCAGGCTTCGACGACAATTTGCGCGCGCTGGCGGATCGCCTGAGCGGGCCGGGCGCCGGCGTTGCGCACAGCGTCATCGGGCGCGAGCTCAAGCCCGACGAGGCGCTCCTGCTCGACGAAGTGCGCCGCCAGCCCAAAGTTGACGACGCGATCAAAACGCTGGCGGAACATTCTCCCGCCAAGCTGGCCGAGGCGTACTGCAAGCGGGCGTTCCCGACTCAGCCGCTCGGCAAGCGCGTTCTGATAGTGCTGGCGGGACCGCTGGCGAATATTATCTTCGCGCCGATTCTGCTCACATTGGTTTTCATGACCGGGGTGCCGGAGTTGTTGCCGGTCGTCGGCAAGACCACCAACAATCTCCCGGCGGCCAAGGCCGGACTTCGCGCGGGCGACCGGATTCTCGCGGTTGACGGCCGGCCGATGGAAAGCTGGGCCGATTTCTCCAAGACGGTGAAGGCGGGAGACGGCTCTGCGATCAAGCTGGAAATTGATCGGCAGCAGCAGGGCACGTCCGCGCGCAGCACGATCGTCATCAAGCCGACCCGGCTCGATCAGAAGACCATTTATGGCACCAACGCGACCACCTGGGTAATCGGAGTGCAGCCGCGCGGCGACGAGATAACCAAGCAGTACGGTCCGTTCGGCGCGGTGAAAGAAGCGGGCGAAACCTCGGTCGAGATGACCTACCAGATGGTGGTCGGAATCGCCAGTATCTTCAGCGGCAGTACGCCCGTGCGCGAGGCGCTCGGCGGACCGATCATGATCGCGCAGATGGCCGGCAAGGAGGCGCGTGAGGGATTCGCGAACCTCGCAATGTTTACCGTGATGCTGAGCCTCGAGCTCGGCATCATAAATCTGCTGCCGGTGCCGCTGCTCGACGGAGGGCATCTGCTGTTCTTCATCTTCGAGGGCGCGCGCGGCAAGCCGCTCGAACTTCGCTACCGGGAGGCGATGCTCCAGGTGGGACTGTTCTTGCTCGTGGCATTGATGGCGTTTGTAATTTTCAATGATATCTCGCGTATTGTGCAGGGTTAA
- the tsaB gene encoding tRNA (adenosine(37)-N6)-threonylcarbamoyltransferase complex dimerization subunit type 1 TsaB produces MCRVNRLLEQTAATRPVLGLDTSTPIASLALIAHGTVAASVARSVTSHGAALPGAVDELLSAAGLAIGALGAIAVGTGPGSFTGLRIGLSYAKGIAMASRCALVGVPSFDAMALAALERNNTDPGGLVCVVVDARKGEVYAALYRVVADGLEKLSEELVIALERLASRITEDVMLVGDQRAKEAAALVESRGHRVALCETGTLDLRGVCVAAIGGARFARGETDRAASLEPLYIRTPEATFKPTKKNPADIGTEGVWSIERKNSFGSI; encoded by the coding sequence TTGTGCAGGGTTAATCGGCTGCTCGAACAGACGGCCGCGACGCGGCCGGTCCTGGGACTCGACACCTCCACTCCAATCGCAAGCCTCGCCCTGATTGCTCACGGGACAGTCGCCGCGTCCGTGGCACGGTCCGTGACCTCGCATGGCGCCGCATTGCCGGGCGCCGTCGACGAACTTCTGAGCGCGGCGGGACTGGCGATTGGCGCCCTCGGCGCAATCGCGGTCGGGACCGGGCCCGGATCGTTCACGGGACTTCGCATCGGGTTGAGCTACGCCAAGGGAATCGCGATGGCGTCGCGATGTGCACTGGTCGGCGTGCCCAGTTTCGACGCGATGGCGTTAGCCGCGCTGGAGCGCAACAATACCGATCCAGGCGGGTTGGTCTGCGTGGTTGTGGACGCTCGAAAAGGCGAAGTTTACGCGGCCCTTTACCGGGTCGTGGCCGATGGGCTAGAGAAATTGTCAGAGGAACTGGTAATCGCGCTGGAACGCCTGGCATCGCGCATCACCGAGGACGTCATGCTCGTCGGTGACCAAAGAGCGAAGGAAGCGGCGGCCCTTGTGGAATCGCGCGGCCATAGGGTGGCGCTTTGCGAAACAGGGACGCTCGATTTGCGCGGAGTTTGCGTCGCGGCGATTGGCGGGGCGCGGTTTGCCCGTGGTGAAACGGATCGCGCGGCTTCGCTGGAGCCGCTATATATCAGAACGCCGGAGGCCACGTTCAAGCCCACTAAGAAAAATCCGGCGGACATAGGCACGGAGGGCGTATGGAGCATCGAGAGGAAGAACTCATTCGGCAGCATCTGA
- the ilvN gene encoding acetolactate synthase small subunit, producing MTSHTISVLVENEFGVLARVAGLFSGRGFNIESLTVNEDPLDPTVSRIVLVTFGDDQIVEQINKQLNKLVSVIKVADFKDVETLEREMVIVKVAVDERTRSELDSIVAAFRAHVIDIGPRAITVELTGDSEKIKAFIAIVRPLGIKEVVRSGKVAMARSVQLSHDNHQSRRAREAE from the coding sequence ATGACAAGTCATACAATATCGGTTCTGGTTGAAAACGAATTCGGCGTGCTCGCACGCGTGGCCGGGCTGTTTTCGGGCCGCGGCTTTAACATCGAGTCACTGACCGTCAACGAGGATCCGCTCGATCCGACGGTGTCGAGGATCGTGCTGGTGACCTTTGGCGACGATCAGATCGTCGAGCAGATCAACAAGCAGCTCAACAAGCTCGTCTCCGTCATCAAGGTAGCCGACTTCAAGGACGTCGAGACGCTCGAGCGCGAGATGGTGATCGTCAAGGTCGCGGTGGACGAGCGCACGCGCTCCGAGCTCGACTCGATCGTAGCCGCGTTTCGCGCCCATGTAATCGATATCGGCCCGCGCGCAATCACCGTCGAGTTGACGGGCGACTCCGAAAAGATCAAAGCCTTCATCGCGATCGTGCGCCCGCTCGGAATCAAGGAAGTCGTCCGTTCGGGCAAAGTCGCGATGGCGCGCTCGGTCCAGCTGAGCCACGATAATCATCAGAGTCGCCGAGCACGCGAAGCTGAATAA
- the ilvC gene encoding ketol-acid reductoisomerase codes for MKVYYDRDADLSALKGKKIAVIGFGSQGHAHALNLRDSGMDVCVGLGASSPSREKAKKQGLPVFDTADAAKRADVIMMLVPDEMGSEIYAAEIAPHLTKGKYLAFGHGFNIHFKFIKPPADVNVFMIAPKGPGHLVRSEYTKGRGVPCLLAVQQDPSGDTTKVGLAYGSAIGGGRAAIIETSFKEETETDLFGEQSVLCGGLTELIRAGYETLVEAGYAPEMAYFECLHEVKLIVDLIYEGGISNMRYSISNTAEYGDMTRGNKVVGAASRAAMKQILADIQSGKFANEWIADYKAGLPRFRELRKEAAAHPIEEVGRKLRAFMPWLASDRLVDKSKN; via the coding sequence ATGAAGGTTTATTACGACCGCGACGCGGACCTGTCCGCGCTCAAAGGCAAGAAAATCGCGGTCATTGGCTTTGGAAGCCAGGGACATGCCCACGCGCTCAACCTGCGCGACAGCGGGATGGACGTATGCGTCGGGCTGGGCGCCAGCTCGCCGTCGCGCGAAAAAGCCAAAAAGCAGGGCCTGCCGGTGTTCGACACCGCCGACGCCGCCAAGCGCGCCGACGTGATCATGATGCTGGTGCCCGACGAGATGGGCTCGGAGATTTATGCGGCGGAGATTGCCCCCCATCTCACCAAGGGCAAGTACCTGGCCTTCGGCCACGGCTTCAACATCCATTTCAAATTCATCAAGCCGCCCGCCGACGTCAATGTCTTCATGATCGCGCCCAAGGGACCCGGTCATCTGGTGCGCTCCGAATACACCAAGGGCCGCGGCGTGCCGTGCCTGCTCGCCGTGCAACAGGATCCGTCGGGCGACACTACCAAGGTCGGGCTCGCGTACGGCAGCGCGATCGGCGGCGGCCGCGCGGCGATTATCGAAACCTCGTTCAAGGAAGAAACCGAAACCGACCTGTTCGGCGAGCAGTCCGTCCTCTGTGGCGGACTTACCGAACTCATCCGCGCCGGTTACGAGACGCTGGTCGAGGCCGGCTACGCGCCCGAGATGGCGTACTTCGAGTGCCTGCATGAAGTGAAGCTGATCGTGGACCTGATCTACGAGGGCGGAATCTCGAACATGCGCTACTCGATCAGCAACACCGCCGAGTACGGCGACATGACGCGCGGCAATAAGGTGGTGGGCGCTGCGTCGCGCGCGGCAATGAAACAGATCCTGGCCGACATCCAGTCCGGCAAGTTCGCCAACGAATGGATCGCCGACTACAAAGCGGGGCTGCCGCGTTTCCGCGAGCTGCGCAAGGAAGCCGCGGCGCATCCGATCGAAGAGGTCGGACGCAAGCTGCGCGCGTTCATGCCGTGGCTCGCGAGCGATCGGCTGGTCGATAAGTCGAAGAACTGA
- a CDS encoding phosphatidylserine decarboxylase, producing MAGETDSGRPAPGAVLARIAGAIGIAAEGAALSLGLAVVGIILIALGLKSPGAILLLVAIPIALFFRDPDRYPTRTENVVISGADGKITDISDVSFPGSTGRLCHRVSVFMSPLNVHVNRAPVGGEVTRVEHTAGEFRAAFRDDASEHNERNLIAMTDASGRMFGMLQVAGYLARRIVCRLRARDRIQPGQRIGLIMFGSRVDHFFPSEYRVTVSLGQRVRAGESIIGAIEQ from the coding sequence GTGGCGGGCGAAACCGACAGCGGGCGCCCGGCGCCGGGCGCCGTTCTCGCGCGCATCGCAGGCGCGATCGGAATAGCGGCCGAAGGCGCGGCGCTGTCGCTCGGATTGGCGGTAGTTGGGATCATACTCATTGCGCTGGGCCTCAAGTCGCCGGGTGCGATCCTGCTACTGGTCGCAATCCCGATTGCGCTTTTCTTTCGCGATCCCGATCGCTATCCGACGCGCACCGAAAACGTCGTGATCTCAGGCGCCGACGGCAAAATCACAGATATTTCCGACGTCTCCTTTCCGGGCTCGACCGGCCGGCTCTGCCATCGGGTGTCGGTGTTCATGTCGCCGCTCAACGTCCACGTGAACCGCGCGCCGGTGGGCGGCGAGGTAACCAGGGTCGAGCACACCGCGGGCGAGTTCCGCGCCGCGTTTCGCGATGACGCCAGCGAGCACAATGAGCGCAATCTGATCGCGATGACGGACGCGTCGGGCCGCATGTTCGGGATGCTGCAGGTGGCCGGATATCTCGCCCGGCGAATAGTTTGCCGGCTCCGCGCGCGTGATAGAATACAGCCGGGTCAGCGGATAGGGCTTATCATGTTCGGAAGCCGCGTCGATCATTTTTTTCCGTCTGAGTACCGGGTCACGGTGTCGTTGGGACAACGCGTGCGCGCCGGAGAATCCATTATCGGAGCAATCGAGCAATGA
- the pssA gene encoding CDP-diacylglycerol--serine O-phosphatidyltransferase produces the protein MSRNSRRSREERARMELYSGQGREPGLKTEGPLRRGVFLLPATITSIGLLSGFYSIVSAVSGHFEVAAVMIVIAFVCDGLDGRIARASRTSSQFGVEYDSLSDVVAFGVAPAMLVYSWALKPIGSLGIGVSGLFVLCSALRLARFNVQTATADKSRFVGLPVPGAAVMISGLALAYSYFEIDAPRTLCTFMVPITLALGGLMISRVPYPSFKAVKLEKRAQIELVITMMVFAAMLFAMPQLTAFLLSTAYVLSGPALMLRGERLSAKVSVLRPVPPAKPQEANGAAAQGGAAPGVSGLREHPRGQQ, from the coding sequence ATGAGCCGCAATTCCCGCCGCTCGCGCGAAGAGCGCGCGCGGATGGAGCTCTATTCAGGTCAGGGCCGCGAGCCGGGCCTCAAAACGGAAGGCCCGCTGCGCCGCGGCGTGTTCCTGCTGCCCGCGACGATCACCTCGATCGGCCTGCTGTCGGGCTTCTACTCGATAGTCTCCGCGGTGAGCGGACACTTCGAGGTGGCCGCCGTGATGATCGTGATCGCGTTCGTGTGCGACGGACTCGACGGGCGCATCGCTCGCGCGTCGCGCACCTCGAGCCAGTTCGGCGTCGAGTATGACAGTCTCTCCGACGTAGTCGCCTTCGGCGTCGCACCCGCGATGCTGGTCTATTCGTGGGCGCTGAAACCGATCGGTTCGCTCGGAATCGGCGTCAGCGGACTGTTCGTGCTGTGCTCGGCGTTGCGCCTGGCGCGCTTCAACGTACAGACCGCGACCGCGGACAAGAGCCGTTTCGTCGGCCTGCCCGTGCCCGGCGCAGCCGTGATGATTTCCGGGCTCGCGCTCGCCTACAGCTACTTCGAAATCGATGCGCCGCGCACGCTGTGTACCTTCATGGTGCCGATCACGCTTGCGCTCGGCGGGCTGATGATCTCGCGCGTGCCCTACCCCAGCTTCAAGGCGGTCAAGCTTGAAAAACGCGCGCAGATCGAACTGGTCATCACGATGATGGTGTTCGCCGCGATGCTGTTCGCGATGCCGCAGCTCACCGCCTTTTTGCTCTCGACTGCATACGTGCTGTCGGGTCCTGCGCTGATGCTGCGCGGCGAACGGCTGAGCGCCAAAGTTTCGGTGCTGCGCCCGGTCCCGCCCGCCAAGCCTCAAGAGGCTAACGGCGCTGCGGCTCAAGGCGGCGCCGCCCCAGGCGTCAGCGGTCTCCGCGAGCATCCACGCGGGCAACAATAG
- a CDS encoding 2-isopropylmalate synthase produces the protein MAHANTASKDADYVRIFDTTLRDGEQSPGCTMNVEEKIALARQLERLNVDIIEAGFAASSPGDFESVNRVAQAVTGPVVLSLSRTREEDVDSALRAVDKAAHPGIHIFIATSEIHLKYKLNMNREDVLDAATWAVTRAKKHLDYIEFSCEDASRSDWDYMVDVCSEVIRAGATVINLPDTTGHAIPDEFGRMFAYMREKVPGADKVIWSAHCHNDLGLAVANSLAAVHNGARQVECTINGIGERAGNCSMEEVVMAMKTRRDLIGVDSRVNTRQIYPASRLLAQVIGQSVPANKPIVGANAFAHEAGIHQDGVLKYKLTYEIMKPEDVGIPSNKLVLGKHSGRHAFTNRLKELGVDTGEVDVNKAFAEFKALCDKKKIVYDDDILALVTEEARRTIDHFELVDLKVGSSSKSTPHAQLTMRVDGKECSAESEGDGMVDACYKAIYKIAAINPALERYAVKAITGGTDALGEVSCMIRDNGVTVAGQGAHSDIVMASALALVNALNRLKARKHAPLKPTTDVP, from the coding sequence ATGGCACACGCGAACACGGCCTCGAAGGACGCCGACTACGTCCGAATCTTCGACACGACGCTGCGCGACGGCGAGCAGTCGCCCGGATGCACGATGAACGTCGAGGAGAAGATCGCGCTCGCGCGCCAGCTCGAACGCCTCAACGTTGACATCATTGAGGCCGGTTTCGCCGCTTCTTCGCCCGGCGATTTCGAGTCTGTGAATCGGGTCGCTCAGGCGGTGACCGGACCGGTCGTGCTCAGCCTCTCGCGCACCCGCGAAGAGGATGTCGATTCGGCGCTGCGCGCAGTTGACAAGGCCGCGCATCCGGGAATTCACATCTTCATCGCGACCTCGGAAATACACCTCAAATACAAACTCAACATGAACCGCGAGGACGTGCTCGACGCCGCCACCTGGGCCGTCACCCGCGCAAAAAAGCATCTCGACTACATCGAGTTCTCGTGCGAGGACGCTTCGCGTTCCGACTGGGACTATATGGTTGACGTTTGCAGCGAGGTGATTCGCGCCGGCGCCACCGTGATCAACCTGCCCGACACCACCGGCCACGCGATCCCGGATGAATTCGGCCGGATGTTTGCCTACATGCGCGAAAAAGTTCCCGGCGCCGACAAAGTCATCTGGAGTGCGCACTGTCATAACGATCTCGGCCTGGCGGTCGCGAATTCGCTGGCGGCGGTTCACAACGGCGCCCGTCAGGTCGAATGTACGATCAACGGAATCGGCGAGCGCGCGGGCAACTGCTCGATGGAAGAAGTCGTGATGGCGATGAAGACGCGCCGCGACCTGATTGGCGTGGATTCGCGCGTCAACACCCGGCAGATCTATCCGGCCTCGCGCCTCCTGGCCCAGGTCATCGGCCAGTCCGTGCCGGCCAACAAGCCGATCGTCGGCGCCAATGCGTTCGCGCACGAAGCCGGAATCCATCAGGACGGCGTGCTGAAGTACAAGCTCACCTACGAAATCATGAAGCCCGAGGATGTCGGCATCCCGTCGAACAAGCTGGTGCTGGGCAAGCATTCCGGGCGCCACGCATTTACCAACCGGCTCAAGGAACTTGGCGTCGATACCGGCGAGGTGGACGTGAACAAGGCGTTCGCCGAGTTCAAAGCGCTCTGCGACAAAAAGAAAATTGTGTACGACGACGACATCCTCGCGCTCGTAACCGAGGAGGCGCGCCGGACAATCGATCACTTCGAGCTGGTCGATTTGAAAGTCGGTTCGTCCAGCAAGAGTACGCCGCACGCGCAACTCACGATGCGCGTGGACGGAAAAGAGTGCTCGGCCGAGAGCGAAGGCGACGGGATGGTCGACGCGTGCTACAAGGCGATCTACAAAATCGCCGCAATCAATCCGGCCCTGGAACGCTACGCGGTCAAAGCGATTACCGGCGGCACCGACGCGCTCGGCGAAGTGAGCTGCATGATTCGCGACAACGGGGTGACCGTCGCCGGCCAGGGCGCGCACAGCGACATCGTGATGGCCAGTGCGCTGGCGCTGGTAAACGCGCTCAACCGGCTGAAGGCGCGCAAGCATGCTCCGCTCAAGCCCACCACCGACGTCCCCTGA
- the leuB gene encoding 3-isopropylmalate dehydrogenase, giving the protein MAYKILVLKGDGIGPEVVGEATQVLKIIARRSAVNLEFKEGLIGGHALDTAGTPLPDEVLKLAQDSDAILLGAVGGPKWDKPNAEKRPEQALLGLRKALGLFANVRPVKTVKELAAASPLKADVIGGVDMVLIRELTGGIYYGKPSEKRMAKDGREAVDTCFYTEAEITRVLKFGFELARERRKKLTSVDKANVLATSRLWREIAAELSAQFKDVAFENQLVDSMAMHLIRRPRDFDVVVTENLFGDILTDEASVIAGSMGLLPSASLGEELNSAGFRVGLYEPIHGSAPDIAGRDEANPLAAILSAALLLEHSLGMRSEAELISQAVESVVRDGYRTRDLHGGAGTQTVGCKAMGRLVREKLESTESEGE; this is encoded by the coding sequence ATGGCCTATAAAATTCTAGTTCTCAAAGGTGACGGCATCGGCCCCGAGGTCGTCGGCGAAGCCACGCAGGTTCTCAAGATCATCGCGCGCCGGTCCGCCGTCAATCTCGAGTTCAAGGAGGGCCTGATTGGCGGTCACGCGCTCGACACCGCCGGCACTCCGCTGCCCGATGAAGTGCTCAAGCTCGCGCAGGACAGCGATGCGATCCTGCTCGGCGCCGTCGGCGGACCGAAATGGGACAAGCCCAATGCAGAGAAGCGTCCCGAGCAGGCGCTGCTTGGATTGAGAAAGGCTCTGGGTCTGTTCGCCAACGTCCGTCCCGTCAAAACCGTCAAAGAGCTGGCGGCCGCGTCGCCGCTCAAGGCCGACGTGATCGGCGGCGTCGACATGGTCCTCATTCGCGAGCTGACCGGCGGCATCTATTACGGAAAGCCGAGCGAAAAGCGCATGGCGAAGGACGGCCGCGAGGCGGTCGATACCTGCTTTTACACCGAAGCCGAGATTACCCGCGTGCTCAAGTTTGGCTTCGAGCTGGCTCGCGAGCGCCGCAAAAAACTGACCTCGGTTGACAAGGCCAACGTGCTCGCGACCTCTCGCTTGTGGCGCGAGATCGCGGCCGAGTTGAGTGCGCAATTCAAGGACGTCGCGTTCGAGAATCAATTGGTCGATTCGATGGCGATGCATCTGATACGCCGTCCCAGGGACTTTGACGTGGTCGTCACCGAGAACCTGTTCGGCGACATCCTGACCGACGAGGCCTCGGTAATTGCCGGCTCGATGGGCTTGTTGCCGTCGGCGTCGCTCGGCGAGGAGCTCAACAGCGCCGGTTTCCGCGTCGGTCTCTACGAACCGATTCACGGCAGCGCACCGGACATCGCCGGCCGCGACGAGGCCAATCCGCTCGCCGCAATCCTGTCGGCGGCTCTCCTGCTCGAACATTCGCTAGGGATGCGCTCCGAGGCCGAGCTGATTTCGCAGGCCGTCGAATCTGTCGTGCGCGACGGCTATCGCACTCGCGACCTTCACGGCGGCGCCGGAACGCAGACCGTGGGATGCAAGGCGATGGGCCGTCTGGTGCGTGAAAAGCTCGAGAGCACCGAAAGCGAAGGCGAATGA
- the truA gene encoding tRNA pseudouridine(38-40) synthase TruA yields MVLKLTLEYDGGNYSGWQLQPRHDSIQGRIEAALERIFLTPVRVYGSGRTDAGVHARGQVASISLPRPFDPAELQRALNAMLPADIVVLDLSPAPDDFDPRRAARSRVYEYRVLNRKLASAFEYRYSWLVRDRLDLAPMNSAARIFVGEHDFAAFRSLGSEVRTTVRRVIASRWTRDAEVFLYRVEATSFLRHMVRAMVAAMVDVGRGKLTVDKIATILAARNRQAAPANAPPGGLYLVEVRY; encoded by the coding sequence ATGGTCCTAAAGCTCACGCTCGAGTACGACGGCGGCAACTATTCCGGATGGCAGCTTCAGCCGCGCCACGATTCCATACAGGGAAGGATCGAAGCCGCGCTCGAGCGGATCTTCTTAACCCCGGTGCGCGTGTACGGTTCGGGCCGCACCGACGCCGGCGTGCATGCGCGCGGGCAGGTCGCTTCGATTTCACTTCCACGTCCGTTCGACCCCGCCGAATTGCAGCGCGCGCTCAACGCGATGCTGCCCGCCGACATCGTGGTGCTCGACCTCTCGCCCGCGCCCGATGACTTCGACCCGCGGCGCGCCGCGCGCTCGCGCGTGTACGAATATCGCGTGTTGAATCGCAAGCTCGCGTCCGCCTTCGAGTATCGCTACAGCTGGCTGGTGCGCGACCGTCTCGATCTTGCGCCGATGAATTCCGCCGCGCGCATCTTTGTCGGCGAGCACGATTTCGCCGCGTTCCGCTCGCTCGGCAGCGAAGTAAGGACCACGGTCCGCCGCGTGATTGCAAGCCGATGGACGCGCGACGCCGAGGTTTTTCTCTACCGCGTCGAGGCAACCAGTTTCCTGCGCCACATGGTGCGCGCGATGGTCGCGGCGATGGTCGACGTGGGACGCGGCAAGCTCACGGTGGATAAAATCGCCACGATTCTCGCCGCACGAAATCGTCAAGCGGCCCCGGCCAACGCGCCGCCCGGCGGCCTTTACCTCGTTGAAGTCCGCTACTGA
- a CDS encoding HU family DNA-binding protein has translation MTQSQVAAYMAEKLGLTKKQGKTVLEELNALVVRELKKEGSLRLAGLGIFRKRKTKARMGRNPATGQEIKIPARTRLRFTAAKALKDSVLGTK, from the coding sequence ATGACGCAATCGCAGGTAGCAGCCTACATGGCTGAAAAGCTCGGACTCACCAAGAAGCAGGGGAAGACCGTGCTCGAGGAACTCAACGCGCTGGTCGTCCGCGAGCTCAAGAAGGAAGGATCGCTGCGGCTGGCCGGCCTCGGGATCTTCCGCAAGCGCAAGACCAAGGCGCGCATGGGCCGCAACCCGGCCACCGGTCAGGAGATCAAGATTCCGGCGCGCACCAGGCTTCGCTTCACCGCTGCCAAAGCGTTGAAGGACTCGGTCCTCGGCACGAAATAA